CTAAGTTGAAAACTAAGATAAGAGTGGACATTCTAACCTTGTTTTTGAACTCAGGGAaaagcattcattctttcaccattTCGTGTGATGTTAGaagtaggttttttgtagatgttctttctTAGGTTGAGGTAGtgaccttctattcctagttttctgagcatttttaatatgaatgggtgttgaatctcGTTAAATGCCTGTTCTGTATTAATTGGTGTGACAGTATGTGTTTCTTCTTTAGACTCAATATGGTAGATTACATTGATGAGTTTTTACCATTGAACAaggcttgcatccctggaataaattccacttggtcatagtCTGTTATTCATGTGGATTCTGATGGTAGGTATTCTTGTGGATTTCTTCTGGTAGGGTAAATTCTGGTTCCCCCAAAACGTCCGTGTTTAACCCCTCCTATGACAATATGTGAACGTTACCTTGTATGGAAAAATGGACTTTGCAGCTGTGACTAAGTAAAAAATCTTGAGATGAAGAGATTATCCTAAATTTTCTGGGTGGGCTATATATAAACACAAAGAGCTGTATAGGAGGGACACAGGGAGAGTCAGAGTTGGAGAGACCATGTGATGAGGGAAGCAGAGATTAAAGTGAtgcactttgaagatggaagaagggactaattccaaggaatgcaggcagcctctagaagacagaaagggaaaggaaacagattctcctgtAGGGCTTCCAAAGGAACAAGCCCTGAGACACCTTGACTAATATCAGACTACTAAGCTGCAAAAACTTTCTTTCACAAAGGGTCAAGGAGGGCTGGGAGCACATATGTGCTGCCCACCTGGGCAGAGGGGGACCTGTGAGGCTGACCTACAGATTCTGTGGAGGTGGAGAGACATGAGCCCCTTTCTTCTCCAAGCTCTTTGCAGGGTCCAGCAGAGAGTCATGCCACCTGTGGAAGCCTGCGGCCCCAGTTTTGCATGCTGGTGGTGTAGGGGTCATGTTCAGGGAATCTCTGTTGTCCTAACACCTGCCTGGGTCCTGGGGAAGGAATCAGAAGTCAGAAGCAGGAGAAGAGCCTTTGGCCAGCAGGGAAGGGGGTGgtgaggcccagggcaggtccatAAAAGATCAGAGCATCTCAGTGCTTTAGGAGGAAGGGGCTTCAGAGGTGGGCCAGCACAGGCTGTGACGGAGGCTAAGCAGACTGGGAGGGGAGGCACTTCCGGGAGACAGCAGGGGTCTACTCCCTGCCCCTCATTGTTTGCTCGTCTCACTCTAATGAGGGGGTCAGTTCCCCTGCTCTGATGATTCGAAGTCTCTGCCGGCACCCACAGGACGGTGACTGAGGCCTCCACACTCCTCAGCATGGATCCCAGCTCCCACTCAGATCTGGGGCCACAgacacctctcccaccccctgctgGCCCTGTGAGCAAGCTGTTCTTGTGAAACGTGGTCATAGTTTGTTAGGAGGATCTGTTTTCTATGGGGATACAAACCAGTGTtgataccagaacacacacatgTCCAGCCATGGGTGCAAAGGGAAGGGACAGTAGTTCTGGGGTGTCTTTGCAGACCCGTAGGCCCCGAACGCCAGTCCCCACAGCCACAGCCAGATGGGTCCTCCTCCCTCAGTTGAATGAGATGCTGCTGCACAGAAATCCCACAAGTTCCACAAAGGGGCCCAACTGTCCTTTCCCTTATACACACCTTTAACGGGTGCCCCATGAATTTCCCCACACCCATTCCCCTTGTTGCATCCTCATTGGGATTAAGAGGTAGCTGCCTCCACCACTCTCCACATTGCAATAATCCCAGTGGAACTAGAGGATGCTCCCGCTACGATGAGGCAGACAGTCCTGTCTCCATGGCCAAGACTTTTCGTCTCTGGTCAGGCCACCCACACAGGAAACCCTGGATGAGCGGAGGGTCATCCCAGTGCCGTCGTCTGGCCACATGAGGAAAGCAGAGAGAAGCTCCATAATGACAAGGGCCGTCTCCAGGCTCCATCCTAGAAACTGGTGAGTGTCCAGAGGGCTGAAAGGCACAAGAGCAGCTCTGCCTCCCCAGAAGGTTCAGGGATGCAGAAGACGGTACAGATGCCCCAGAAGGGCCCTAGCCAAGCAGGCGTTAGAGAAGGGGCTGATGAGGGGTCCCTGGGGAAAGTGAGAGCTGTGCGTTCCCAGGGGCAGCCTGGGGAGTCCTTGTCTATGTGGAGGAAAGGTGTGGCCACCTGTAGACCCAGAGCTCCTGTGACCTccctcatccttccttcctctcaggaTCGCTCTCTGTGGAGCAGCTCAACACCAACAAGATGACAGTGGCCTGAGAGCATTTCCCACGAAAACGATCTTTGTTCACAATTTACATACATCACTCCAAAGGTCCTGCTCCCACCCACACCTGgccacacccacctcccccacctccctaacCCCCCACaattcctctccccctccccaccctggtggtcctgcccccctcccttccccccccccccccgcatcaTCCAGGATCAgcactgggaggaggaggagcccctAGGCTCCCCAGGGGGCTGCCCTGGGGCCTCGCCCTGGAGGGCCAGCCCAGCTGTTCCCTACTGGCTGCAgtgcttcttcctcctcttcccacgCTTCTTTGTGTCAAACGCGTCACGCTTTCTCTTTCTCAGCTGTGAGGGGCGAGCCAGCCCCAGAGCCAAGGCTGGCCTCCCAGAGACGCCGAGGCCAGCCCCGGGGATGGGCAGCTTCTCAGCAGCGGCTGGGCGTCCACACAGAGcccgcttcctggacttgggagcGGCTGGTGGAGCTGGGCTGAGGCCTCTTCTCTGAGAGGAGGGGGACTGGGGAGCACTCTTGGGCCCCCCAACCTCCAGAGGAAGCCAGGGTTGAGACATGCGCAGGACTGAGGGACATCCCGAAAGGCACCAGTATATGCTGAGAGTCTATGATGAAGACGCTTTGGAGCACCTCCTCGTTCTCACTGGACCCGTCCCTGGGCACTCGGGCCTCCCGAAGAGGAGAGGCCTTTCTGAGAACAGACGCATCCCTGGATCTCAGTAGAGGGCCAGTGCGCCTTtgaccctggggaggggagagccatACGGGCCGGAATATAGAGAACTCCTGACGTCCTCCAGAGGGAACAAAGACTTTGGGCCTGCACAGGGCAGTGTCTGTTTGGATGAGCCTACGAAGAGCCTCAGAATCAATCTCTGGTGGGCAGGCTTCATCACTGACCCCTAGATGGGGGTCTTGGTCGTGCCTCTGGGCACCTTGGCCGGCGTCGGACTCAGAAGGACTTGAGGCCATTCCGGGTGCACTGTGACTCGGGGCTGCCCGCACACCGTCGTCCTCTTTCAAGGCCAGGAGTCGTTTCTGCACCAGCTGGTAGGAGGGAGGAGGACAGTGACGGCTCCACACACACGTGTGAGAGGAGGAGCACTGGGCAGTGGGACAATGTCcctgggggggaggaggggacgggCGACCTCAGGACTCGAATCCAAATACAGACACTGGCAGCCTGCCATCCTCCTGCAACTGATTCCCAGCTTTGtgaccttccctcccctcccggcTCCctatcctttccttcctttcacccTGCACTGCACCCACCCCAGAACGGGCCCTTCCCCATGCCAGGCGTcccaggcaggggagggatggacagCGCTATGTGGCCCTCCTGTTCTGGGGCCCTACCTCTCCCCTGTTCACTGGGGTCCCTCCGTGCCCTGGTCTTCTGGGTGTCCTTTGTGTCCCCTGTTCTACCGGGGATCCCACCCTCCTCTGGCTCCCCTGGGTCATCTGGGTTCCCCTGTCCCCTGGATCACCTGGGGTCCCCCTCCCGTGGGGTCCCCTGGCTCCCTGagtgtccctctccctcccctgactCACTTCTTCGGGGGTGAGCCCTTCCTCCTGCTCCAGCTCCTTCTCTAGGGCCAAGAGATCCAGCTGTGGGTCTGGGGAAAGCAAATCTGCCAGGAATCCAGGGTGAATGACTGCCTCCACCTAGAACAGAAAGAAGAGGCTGTGAGCATCCTTGGCCAGGAGTGGCCTGTGAGACAAGAAGGCCAGGAGGGAAAGTGAAAAGCAGAGACCCACCCCACTCTCCTGCACAAGGCGGGGATGGtcagcgcgcgcgcgcgcgcacacacacacacacacacacacagacacgcaaacatgcacatacacagtcacacacaAAAGAGCACATATACAGaggcacaaacacagacacaaaggCATACACACAGATagacacaaacatatacacacaaacatctgCGTAAACCTCCCCTAACACCAGGCTCAGGAACAAGGAGCTGAGCTTAAGTCCCAACGGCCTGAGCAGAACCCAGATCTTGGGTGCTGAGAGTTCCATGCCCTGGCATCTTGCAGACCCCAGTCTCCAGGCCTAGCCTACTTTGGTGACAAAGTCCTCCTGGGAACACAGCTTGTCAATGTAGCTTAAGAGATCCGGGTCCGAGTAGGTGCCGTCCTCTTCCTGCTGCAGCTCATTTCCGTCCTCTCCCCATTCTGCATCTGAGTCGCCTGTGGCTGAGTGGACGGGCCCCACCAGCGCCTCCATGATGTCCACATactccctcacagcctcaggtGGAATCTCCTCGGGTGCCTTGGGCTCCGGGGGTCGCTGGGACCTGTGTGGCTTCGGGTGGgagggctgggccctggggccgGACATCCTGGGAGCACAGGCTGAggcagagcaggaggaagggaaggaaggtgagGGGCTCCCGGTCCAACTCCTGACCACCGAGCGCACGCTGGTGAGGGCATTGTTGGGGGACATTGATGTGGGTGTGGGGGTTCAGGGCCACCTGAGGCTTCATGCACAGTTGGAGGGGGGAGGTAAGGGGGCATCTAAGAGAGTCACATGTAAGGAAGTGGGGAACCTCCAATTTTCCAGGGGTGTCCCCATCAAGCCCACTTCTTAGGCAGACTTTGTGTGCAGGCCTTTGACAGGGAGGCGTGAGAGAAGTTACAAAATTGACCAAGTCAATACCCCGTAGTGACAAAGGGCATCTGagaccccacccccccaccccccgcctcggTGGCTGTTTTGCTTGAAAGACCAATGCCCCTGTCTTGAAGGAAGATGATCCACATGGGAACAGTGGCCAACCCTGGGGCCCTGTTAACCTGTGCGTTCAACTCCAGTGGGAACCTGGGTGGCTGGCTGAAGGCCCACTTTCAGGGCTGGGGGCCCCCGAGGATCCAGCTtcggtggggctggaggaggcaggCCCTGCgcgcactgcatccactgcagcTGCTGAACCTGCATCTCCTCCTCGGCCTCAAATTCCGTGAACCTGGGGGGTGACGGAGGCACAGGCCACCCTGAGAAAATGGCCTGGGTTCTGGAGCCCAACGAAGGCAGCCAAGAATGAGGGATTGGGAGAGGATGTGCCTTGGGGCTGTCAAGGCCCTGTGAGGTGCTGTCCACAGCAGAGAGCTGCTCCTGGAACTGATACAAGATCTGGGACCCTTCCTGCCTCACCAGCACTGGAGAGCATTCAACAGCATAGAGCCAGGTCGCTGCATTGAACCAGGTCAACGGGACACGTGGCTGACCCAGGGGGCACCCTCCTCATGCCCCCCATCCAGAGCCACATGAAGGGCTGACAGCCAGAGGCTGGAACAGGCATGTGTTCCCCACAGGGGTCCTTGCCCAAATCCAGGACCCTGGGTTGGGACTGAGAGTTCTGGAACGTAGACCTGGAGACAGGGCTCAGGAGAGGCTGGACGATGTGGATGCTGAGCTTAGAGGACAGGCCTTCCTTTCCTCTGAGAGGTGCttgtttgtttcgttttgtttctTAAACCAAGGGGATTACCGTGGAGCAAACACTGGAAGGGCCAGAGACCCTTGGGCTGATGACAGCTGGCTTCCCCAGCCTCTTGAGGGATGCCAGGGTACCCACTCAGGCCACTTTTTGTGAGGAGAGGGGGTCCCAAATCTATGTCAGTGGCCGCCAGCCAGCCACCACTAAGGAAGCAGCAGGCTGGCGGGTGGAGCTCTTTCCCCGGCCCAGCCCATATGGCCGGAGTTGGACCCCTACTGGACTCACAGCTTCACCCTGCCCCGTCCTGAGACCTTCATGTGAGGGCAAGGGTAGGTCAAACTCGGGGGAGGGCAGAGCTCGTGgtggaggaaggacagaagaCCCAAACtctcaaggtgagggaggggtttcTGGAGGACTGTAGGGCCTCTGGGCTGCGGGCCCCCCGTTCCGAGCGACAGCCCTTCTCCTTTGTCCTCTCTGATGAGCACCCCCACGGCCAGACCCTGCCCTCACCCACTCGCCTCACCCTCCACGCAGCCCCTGGGCCCAGGACGCTGACTCACTTTTGCGCCATCTCGTAGTAGATCATCCGGTCAGAGTTGCTAATGTGCTGCCATTCCTGCACGGCCCTGCACAGTCCCTCCTCCAGTGTCATGGTGGGCTTCAGGCGGGCCAGGGATCGAAGCGCTGGGCTGTAAGCACTCGGGGTCAGTCTctgtgcccagcccagcccccacctgcctgaCACCACCCACCAATGTGGACCACACATCACTCAACACAGCATGACTGAGCAACAGGAGAGTGAGAGGCAGGTGTCCGGGAGAGCAGAGACAAGCCTTCCCGGCTACGGCTGTCACCACCTCACACTCCCTCGAGGATGACCATCCACTCCCAGGCTAGAGCTGGGACACTGTGCCTTGGGGAGCTCTTTTCCTCTTCAAGGCTgccttttcataataaaaatcacCATCATCAATGAGGCGTGGCATGTGCCAGGCAATCTGCTCACACTTCATAGATTAGCCCAAGGAGTCTTCTGCACGGTCCTCTGAATGAAGTGTGATTGTCCCCTTTTTACGAGGGACCGGAGGTTTAGGATGGAAATGCCTGCCACGCTCACAACTCTAGTGGGAGAGAGCCCATGCCCTTAGGAGAGCTCTACCATCACCCTGTTCCTAGTGGAATTCTCCACATCAACAAAGTCGAGGCGTGCATGAAGCGCTCTCCTGGGCCCCGCGCTCCTCCCCCTTCTCCGAAGTGACCTCCCCCGGCCACGTACACTCAAGTGCTGTATGAAAGGAGACGTCAGCACAGGAGAGTGTGGCATCCACTCCTTGGCTCCTCAACTTACACCACGACCCTCTCTGACTGCAAGTCTTCAGGCCATATTACCAGGAGAATCATGGAAGAGCAAGCTGGCTAGACTCACAGGGGGGTGGGGTCCGTTGAGATAAGGCACATTTCAGTCATGATGTCCTGGACTGGCAGGCTCGCCCGTATGACCGACAATGTGCCTTCTCATGGCGTGGACATCGCCCTCACACCTCGCTTCCAGTATCCCTAGAAACCTAACCTGCGAGTCCATCCCCAGTTCCTCTTTATCTAAGAGCTCCGATAAGCTCATGACCCCCTGAGCGTTCACTCACATGAGAAAGCAGGAAAGAGCTTCCGCATCAGGACTCTGGGGAAGGTGTCTCCGGGCCAGTGGCTTGAGGCGCTGCCACCGTCGGAAGTGACTGCCCACGCTCTGGTGGTCAGAGCAGTCCTCCTGCGAGGCGTAGGGCTGCTTGGTGTCCAGGCTGCCCTCCCTGGAAGTGCCGTGTGGCCATGGCCCAGAGTTCACCGGGCGAATGTTAGGGGCCATCTGGGCAGCTGGTGGTGGAGCTTGAGGAGGAAAGCCTGGGGTCCAGCCTCCCCTGCCAGCCTGAGTAACCCCAACAGCTGGAGCAGTCACAATGGTCTCCATCGCAGGGGTGGCTAAGAATATGGGTGCAGGACATGCAGCACTCCCGCTGAGGGCCCCTGGAGCGCTCCAGTTGAGGGGGCCCTGAGGAACGATAAAGGTCGGAGTCTGGGGGGCCTGCACTGGCCTCCCTTGTGACCTGACTCGGACAGTGAAGTTGCAAGCCCCAGGGGCACTGGGGCCACGGCCACCAGTAGCCACCAAAGGCGTCCTGGGGAACGCCGGCAGCAGCAGGCCGCTGCCGGGAGGGAATGCGGGGGCGATGAGAGGTGGCAGGTGCTGCTCCCAGGGGGGCCAGTGCTGGGCGCCAGGAATGGGTGGAGGAAAGGACGCTGCCATGAAAGTAGACAAGGAGGCACCGGGGTTCATGGGGACATCCGTTGCCAGCAGTGCAGATGCTGTTGAGGCAAAGGAAAGGAGTGAATGGAGGAGGAGAATGGGCAAGTGGGACTGAGGCTTTCTGCGGCATCAGAGTGTAAATCTCCACAGATGAGAGACTCTTGGACAAGGGAAACTGCAGCGTGCAAATGTCTTCAAGTGATTTTCATGCCCTGACCTCCAGTTGAGAATTATTCCACTGGTGACCCCACGCCCATCCACCAAGCTCCCTGACCCCTGCCTGCCGAGAAGAAATTGCCTCAGCAAGCACTCACTTGGAGAGCCTCCCTAAGGCACACCCTGGCACCTAAGCCTCACAGGCTGTCTCCCAAGACCTGGAGCTGTGTGGACATCCGCTCTGTGAGAAATGCCCCTCAGCCGGCGTACTAGCAGGTAGGGGCCTTCTGCAAGGTAAGTTCTAGGCCCCCAAAGGCCCTTTGTGGACAGGCACTGTGTAAAATATTagggccccacctcctcctcagtCCTCCTTTTCCTGATGCTCAGTATAAatcccctctttctttcctagcctcacaaaacaaaacaaaatgctgaaAAATATCTCTAATGGAATCCTGATACAAACCCATGACACTGGCCCAGAAAGCACCTGCATCTCCGAACAACCCACAGCAGATACGTAACATGGGCCAGGTCCTGCCACCCCTTCCCCAGTGCCCAGAGTCACTGTCATCAGTCAGGAGTTCTGTTCCTAGGGGCTTGGGGTGGTCTGAGAAGTAGGCGCGTGTCCCTTAGATTCTGTCATTTCACAGACAGTGATGGCTGCAGTGGATTAAACAAGGGCCAGGGAATTGTCATGTTACATTGGTCGTGGGAGTATAGACTGCCTGTGGTCCTTCCCCTTCCAGCTCCCAATAACGGAGAGACAATCTGAGATGCAGGCATAAGCCAGATGCCATGGCGATCAAGTTGTCTGAAACACATCCCCGTTCAGGAGAACAAGGTACACACCATGGTGCACCTAACTCACCAGAACAGATGTCATAGGACGTTTAATAGTAACACAGAAGATCATCTTCCTGATCCTGGGCTACACTCCTTCCCCCTTTAAAAGAGGAAGCAGCCTTCATAGACATTCCACCCGAAGGAACCCCACTCCACATCTGTTCCCTGTCCATGAAGGAGTGACATGAAATAGGAACAACCTCTTCCTCTCAAGGCAGCCTGAGGGTCCACCATGAGATACTGGACAAGATGAAGTAGGTCTGAAGTACTGCCATTCCACAAAAGGAAGAACAATTCAGAGCAACTCAGGAACCTGAGCCCTCTCTTGGCTGAAGTTACACGTAACGGTTGCCCATCCCCTGTTGAATCCAAGGCAACAGTTACCTGAACTGACAAGTGagctctgggctgggaggagTGGACGAGGTGTGGGCTGCGGCAGTTAGAGTAACCCCCTGCCTAGCTCTCGGAGAGGACACTTCACTGCAGGTGTGGCCACACACAGCCCCATTGAATAGTTTTCTCACCAAGACCATCTCTCCCCACGGCCCCCTGAGATACAGTATGCTCCTGTTCAAATCCCTTTGAAAGATATGGTGAGGCAAGCTTCAGGTGCCTCAGGAACACAATACAGCTCTAGGCTTTCCTCATGACCCTCCCTGTGTCACCACCAGGACATCACACACATCCTTACACACACGTTTCAAAGTGGCTTGTCTCCCTTCTAGAAAGAATCAGACTGTCTGCTGCCATCCTTTCTCCATAGCCAGGGCAATTCCTCTTGATCCACCTGCAAcgacccctcctccccagggcagTCTCAGGTTTCTTCAGCCTCCCCAGTCTCCCCAGGTGAAATGTCCTTGTGCGTCCAGTGCTCTGTTCTCCCTCTACTTCAGTCCAACTGTGTGCCCACAGTTAAGTGTAACGTGTGAACCTGAAGGATGTGAGGATGGCAGGGTCTCTGAGAACACACCCCCAGCCTATAGGCTTACCTCCTATTGAAGCCATCCTGCAGGCTTGGGCACGGACTACTGCTGCCTGGTAGCCTCAAGGAGAAAAGTCAAGACCAGGAGCCAGAGAGCGACCTGCTTCAGCAAACGCTCGGGATCCAAGTCAACGAGGGACACGTTTGAAAGTAAACCGGAAAATGCGGGCTGAACCGTTctgcggtgggggaggggcagagggcacgTGGGTCGGGGTGGCGTGCGCTGGGGGGACATTCCACGAGGGCTCTGGCAGGTAGGCAAGGACCGGAAGTTCCTTCCACCTCCCACAGTGGCAACACAATTGGCGTGTGCCTTTTTAGGCAGTTTATAAACTGTTGTTTTGATTCACGGCACCGAGGTTGAACATGACAGTCCCTTCCTTTCACGTCTTTATCCATCAACCtagattttggggtttttttgtttgtttgtttttttgcggtacgcgggcctctcactgttgtggcctgtcccgttgcggagcacaggctccgggcgcgcaggctcagcggccatggctcacggtcccagctgctccgcggcatgggggatcttcccagaccggggcacgaacccgtgtcccctgcattggcaggcggactctcaaccactgcgccaccagggaagccctggagctttTATAATGAAGGAAAACTTAAATGATGTGCAACCAATAACTTCATACTAGAGGAATGGTGAGGCAAAATATTGTACCCAGGCACTCGAGAAAGGCAGGCTTCCTTGTTGCTtcctccctttgttcagtcattcAACCAATTATTTACAAGATTCTCACTCATAATTCTGATACAGTATTTGAAGGACTCTTCTCAAGGCCACTGATACAAAAATTGCGCTGTGCAAAAATTAGCCAGTCCCAATTCTGCAGTCACTTTTGTAATACTTCAAAATCCTACACCCCACAGACAGAGAGAATCAAATTAGCCCAAATGTAATTTGGGAAGACCAGTCACAGAAGGGAATATCTAAAAGTCCTTTGGATCATGATCTCTGACTATTCCTGCACAGAAGGTGGGGGCAGGCATTGACTACTGAGAAAAAACAGCTCTGGACATGCATCACAAGCCTCAATGACAGTTCATCTTCCACTCAATCACGAAACATTAAAGAAACGAAGAGATACCATGTTTGTGTCTTGTGGAGTTTTCAAGTCTGCACTTGGAGGCGCTTAGTGCTGTTACATGTGAGGGGTCTTCAGAGGCATCCTGTTGAGTGAGAAATGCTCTAATCTTGCATTTGACCAGAAAGCGGATCTGATGATTGAAGTTTGTTTGGGAAGTATTACAAAGTCAGGTCAGTAAGTTGATCCCGctactatttttgttgttgttgttgttgttgttgttttattttattgtcaaCTGAAATTCTGCAAGATATtataaaaaaggaggga
This region of Mesoplodon densirostris isolate mMesDen1 chromosome 7, mMesDen1 primary haplotype, whole genome shotgun sequence genomic DNA includes:
- the LOC132494223 gene encoding NUT family member 2G-like — protein: MASIGASALLATDVPMNPGASLSTFMAASFPPPIPGAQHWPPWEQHLPPLIAPAFPPGSGLLLPAFPRTPLVATGGRGPSAPGACNFTVRVRSQGRPVQAPQTPTFIVPQGPLNWSAPGALSGSAACPAPIFLATPAMETIVTAPAVGVTQAGRGGWTPGFPPQAPPPAAQMAPNIRPVNSGPWPHGTSREGSLDTKQPYASQEDCSDHQSVGSHFRRWQRLKPLARRHLPQSPDAEALSCFLM